Part of the Sphingobium sp. TKS genome is shown below.
AATCACCGCTGATCCATAATTTCTGGCTCGATGCGTTGGGTATCGAGGCGGAATATAAGAAGACCCATGTGACCAGCGAGGGGCTGTCCGCCTATTTCCTGGCGCGGCGGGCCGATCCCGATTGGCTGGGTTGCAATGTCACGATTCCGCACAAGATCGCGGTGATGGACTATACCGACGATCCGGGCGGCGTACGCGAACGGATCGGGGCGATGAACACCATCGCCAGCGAAACGGGCGGACCGTTGATCGGCACCAATACCGATGCGGGCGGATTCCTCCAGCCGCTGCTGCGCGACAAGTGGAAGGGGCAGAGCGCGGTGCTGGTCGGCGCGGGGGGTGCGGCGCGGGCGATATTGTTCGCGCTGACGAGTCTGGGCGTGCCCGACATCACGGTCATGGCGCGTGATGCGGGGCGAGGGCAGGCGTTGCTCGACCGCGCAGGGGTCAAGGGCCGGGTAATCGGCATGGCGGATGCGCTACCCAGGGCCGACCTGCTGGTCAACACCAGCTCGCTTGGCATGGTGGGGCAACCGCTGCTGGATCTGGACCTCAAACCCCTGGCTGACGACGCGACCGTTTATGATATCGTCTATGCGCCGCTGGAGACGCAATTGCTCAAGACGGCGCGGGCGAGGGGTCTCAAGACCCTCGATGGGCTGGAAATGCTGATCGGGCAGGCGGCACTGGCCTTCGACATCTTCTTCGATGCCGAGGCGCCGCGCGAGCGGGACGAGGAATTGCGCGCCTTGCTGCTCGCTGCCTGACGTCCATGAAGATCTACGGCCTCACCGGCTCCATCGGCATGGGCAAATCGGCCGTGGCCGCCATGTTGCGGCGCGAGGGCGTGCCTTTGTTCGATGCCGATGCCGAGGTGCACCGCTTGCAAGGGCCGGGCGGGGCGCTGCTGCCCGCGATAGAGGCGCGTTTTCCCGGCACGACGGGCTCCAAGGGCGTCGACCGGGCGAAACTGGGCGCGGCAGTCTTTGGCCATGCTCATGAGCTGAAGGCGTTGGAAGCGATCGTTCATCCTGCCGTGCAACAGAGCCGTAAGGCCTTTCTGCGTCGGCATCGGTCGCGAAAATTCGTCGTGCTGGATATTCCGCTGCTGTTCGAGACCCATGGCTATCGCAGGCTGGCAGGCGTCATCGTGGTCACTGCCCCCGCCTGGAAGCAGCGCAAGCGAGTCCTGGCCCGGCCCGGCATGACCGCTGCAAAATTCCGCCGGATTGTCCATCTGCAAACACCCGATGCTGAAAAGCGGCGGCGGGCTGACTATATCATTCACACAGGGACGACCTTCGCTGAGACACGTTTTCAGGTACGCCGCTTGGTCGCTTGCCTTGGTGCGAAGACAGGCCGATAAGAGGGGTCCGGTGAGATTGGCCGGCCAGAGTCGTTGAAGAGGGCGATGCGCGAGATTATTTTCGACACCGAAACGACTGGCTTCGACCCTGCCTCAGGCGATCGTCTGGTCGAAATCGGATGTATTGAGCTCTTCAATCGGGTGCCCACGGGCCGTACCTTCCATGCTTATTATAATCCGCAGCGGTCTATGCCCGCAGCGGCGGAGGCCGTGCACGGGCTGTCGGACGGTTTTCTGAGGGACAAGCCGGTGTTTTCGCACGGTGTCCAGGAATTGCTGGCCTTTCTGGAGGACAGCCATCTGGTCGCGCATAATGCGCGCTTCGACTTCGGCTTCCTCAATCATGAACTCAAGCTTTGCGGCCTGCCCGAAGTGTCGATGGAGCGGATGATCGACACCGTCGCCATCGCCCGCCAACTCCACCCCGGCGCCAAGCACAGCCTGGACGCGCTCTGCACCCGCTACGGTATCGACCGCAGCCATCGCATCAAGCATGGCGCCTTGCTCGACGCCGAATTGCTGGCCCAGCTTTACATCGAACTGACCGGCGGCCGTCAGATCGGCCTTGGTCTTGCACAGGAGGAAGAGAAACTCGTTGTAAATATGGAACTTGCGGCGAAAGTAGCGGTTCGCCCTGTACGCCCCGCGCGCGTCTTTGCGGCCAGCGCGGAGGAGCTGGAGAGGCATGCAGCGTTCGTCGCGACGCTGGACAAGCCGCTCTGGCTTGAGGAGGCCTGATTACAGCCGTCCCTCTTCCGGGATGCACTGCCTTCAAGCCTCCATGCCAACCGGATCGCCATCCCGGGCGGTTCGGCAAGAATAAGGAGAAGGCATATGGATATTCGTGTTTCCGGGCATCAGGTCGATACGGGTGACGCGCTCAAGGAGCATGTCTGGACCCGTCTGGAGGCCATGGCCGAGAAATATTTTTCCCGCGCGCTTTCCGCCCAGGTGACATTCCGGCCGGCTCCGCACGGCGCCTTCCATTGCGACATCGTCTGCCATGTCATGACCGGCCTGATCCTGAAAGGAGCGGGCGAGGCGCAGGAGGCACATCCGGCCTTCGAACAGGCCGCCGAGCGGATCGAAAAGCAGTTGCGCCGCTATCTGCGCCGCCTGAAGGACCGCAGCGCGCAGGCCGCCGCCGCCGAAGCCAGCCGGACCAACGGTTTTGG
Proteins encoded:
- the aroE gene encoding shikimate dehydrogenase, with translation MTDKLPYAEVIGDPIAHSKSPLIHNFWLDALGIEAEYKKTHVTSEGLSAYFLARRADPDWLGCNVTIPHKIAVMDYTDDPGGVRERIGAMNTIASETGGPLIGTNTDAGGFLQPLLRDKWKGQSAVLVGAGGAARAILFALTSLGVPDITVMARDAGRGQALLDRAGVKGRVIGMADALPRADLLVNTSSLGMVGQPLLDLDLKPLADDATVYDIVYAPLETQLLKTARARGLKTLDGLEMLIGQAALAFDIFFDAEAPRERDEELRALLLAA
- the coaE gene encoding dephospho-CoA kinase (Dephospho-CoA kinase (CoaE) performs the final step in coenzyme A biosynthesis.), producing MKIYGLTGSIGMGKSAVAAMLRREGVPLFDADAEVHRLQGPGGALLPAIEARFPGTTGSKGVDRAKLGAAVFGHAHELKALEAIVHPAVQQSRKAFLRRHRSRKFVVLDIPLLFETHGYRRLAGVIVVTAPAWKQRKRVLARPGMTAAKFRRIVHLQTPDAEKRRRADYIIHTGTTFAETRFQVRRLVACLGAKTGR
- the hpf gene encoding ribosome hibernation-promoting factor, HPF/YfiA family yields the protein MDIRVSGHQVDTGDALKEHVWTRLEAMAEKYFSRALSAQVTFRPAPHGAFHCDIVCHVMTGLILKGAGEAQEAHPAFEQAAERIEKQLRRYLRRLKDRSAQAAAAEASRTNGFGPDGLDGAGYTIFASLADEEEPAEAPLIVAETRVDIPEASVSDAVMMLDLRNTNALLFVNAGTAAYNMVYRRHDGTIGWVEPRLG
- the dnaQ gene encoding DNA polymerase III subunit epsilon, which produces MREIIFDTETTGFDPASGDRLVEIGCIELFNRVPTGRTFHAYYNPQRSMPAAAEAVHGLSDGFLRDKPVFSHGVQELLAFLEDSHLVAHNARFDFGFLNHELKLCGLPEVSMERMIDTVAIARQLHPGAKHSLDALCTRYGIDRSHRIKHGALLDAELLAQLYIELTGGRQIGLGLAQEEEKLVVNMELAAKVAVRPVRPARVFAASAEELERHAAFVATLDKPLWLEEA